One window from the genome of Paenibacillus azoreducens encodes:
- a CDS encoding sigma-70 family RNA polymerase sigma factor: MQQELESLAALASKGDKNAFGTLIRAHEACLYRIAKTVVHSDEDCADAIQEAVLKAYRSIRSLREPKYFKTWLIRILINECRTLLRKKKKTVPFAELQHTPTESDDYGHIEMIDIVNHLEEDLQVVVTLFYIEDLPLKEIAELLDQPVGTIKSRLYRARCTLAKLLHIHNGGKKDLMI; this comes from the coding sequence GTGCAGCAGGAACTAGAATCATTGGCAGCACTGGCATCCAAGGGCGATAAAAATGCGTTCGGGACGCTGATACGCGCCCATGAAGCTTGCCTTTACCGCATTGCCAAAACGGTTGTTCATTCCGATGAAGATTGTGCGGATGCCATACAAGAGGCGGTGCTAAAAGCATACCGTTCCATTCGTTCGCTGCGTGAGCCGAAATATTTCAAAACATGGCTTATCCGCATACTCATCAACGAGTGCCGTACGCTGCTTCGCAAAAAAAAGAAAACTGTTCCGTTTGCCGAACTTCAGCATACTCCTACCGAATCGGATGATTATGGGCATATCGAAATGATCGATATCGTCAACCATTTGGAGGAAGACTTGCAGGTTGTCGTTACCCTGTTCTATATTGAAGATTTGCCGCTAAAAGAGATCGCCGAACTGCTGGATCAGCCCGTCGGTACGATCAAGTCCCGCCTGTACCGGGCGCGGTGCACGCTGGCGAAATTACTTCATATTCATAACGGCGGTAAAAAGGACCTGATGATCTAG